Below is a window of Nitrospirota bacterium DNA.
TCGGAACCGTCCGCCCGCACCAGGCGGAGCTCGGCGTTTTGCCTGCCCCCTTTCTGCCACACATCCGTCAGGTGCCGGGCGGCAAGCTCCCGGTCCTCGGGGTGGATGAAATCCTCGATGCGGCGTCCCGTCTCCCCCGTGATGCCCAGCTGTGCTTCTCCGGCGGCGTTGACCTCCAGGATGACGCCCTGCCCGTCGAGGACCAGGCACCCCAGGGGCGCCCGTTCCCAGAAAAGCCTGTATCTGTCGAGAGATTCACGGCCATGGCCCTCGGCCCGCGAGCCCTCGCCGCGTTGGAGCTCCGGCGTCCCTTCCGGGCGCGGGCGCTCCGCCTCGTCCGCCATCCCGTGGGGACGGCGGTCAGC
It encodes the following:
- a CDS encoding PAS domain S-box protein, which translates into the protein MSESGRQDSGQQADRRPHGMADEAERPRPEGTPELQRGEGSRAEGHGRESLDRYRLFWERAPLGCLVLDGQGVILEVNAAGEAQLGITGETGRRIEDFIHPEDRELAARHLTDVWQKGGRQNAELRLVRADGS